A window of Gemmatimonadota bacterium contains these coding sequences:
- a CDS encoding type II toxin-antitoxin system HicA family toxin produces the protein MKVRILLRILGQDGWRLVRIRGSHRPFRHPTKPGLVTVAGHDNDDIAPGTLNSILKQAGLKCTTPDRSRETPTGYSAYAPDVPGCIATGATREAVEAAMREAIAFHIEGLHEEGLETPVPHSYAVMVEVAV, from the coding sequence ATGAAGGTCCGGATCCTCTTGAGAATCCTCGGTCAAGACGGATGGCGACTTGTCAGAATCCGGGGCAGCCATCGACCATTCAGACATCCGACAAAGCCCGGGCTGGTGACCGTGGCGGGTCACGACAATGATGATATCGCCCCCGGAACTCTCAACAGCATTCTCAAACAGGCAGGACTGAAATGCACGACTCCTGATCGTAGTCGAGAAACGCCGACTGGCTATTCGGCCTATGCGCCCGACGTCCCGGGTTGCATTGCCACTGGCGCAACGCGCGAGGCGGTCGAAGCGGCGATGCGTGAGGCGATCGCCTTCCATATCGAGGGGCTGCACGAGGAGGGGCTCGAGACCCCGGTGCCGCACTCTTACGCCGTCATGGTCGAAGTCGCGGTCTGA